A DNA window from Chelativorans sp. AA-79 contains the following coding sequences:
- a CDS encoding DUF6282 family protein: MSEKNRAEVRALIANIDDAIVDELLQGAVDLHVHSGPSTMPRQLDHFEAVEQAAATGMRGILFKDHHYSVAPFLPIMNRVLGHHNVAMFGGLVLNNSTGGLNPFVVDAQLKMGAKLIWMPTAQSANHIRSSHRKTRLASNVQLKKSPGITVVDAYGELLDVVKEILDSIAEFDAILSSGHLHISEIWTLFTEAKKRGVKRLLVNHPMYGLHFTYEDIRELAEFGALIEQSACLYVDCRFNVFAPGELREHIEAAGVTHSSIGSDLGQVDNPSPVEGLRQAVKLCLALGFSEDDVRVMIRDNPAKLVGIA, from the coding sequence ATGTCTGAAAAGAACCGCGCCGAGGTTCGCGCGTTGATCGCGAACATCGACGATGCGATCGTTGACGAGCTGCTGCAGGGCGCGGTCGATCTCCACGTCCATTCCGGACCCTCGACAATGCCCCGGCAGCTGGACCATTTCGAAGCGGTGGAACAGGCGGCCGCAACCGGCATGCGGGGCATCCTGTTCAAGGATCACCACTATTCGGTCGCTCCTTTTCTGCCGATAATGAACCGCGTGCTGGGCCATCACAATGTGGCGATGTTCGGCGGGCTCGTGCTGAACAACTCCACCGGCGGGCTAAATCCCTTCGTCGTGGACGCCCAACTCAAGATGGGCGCCAAGCTCATCTGGATGCCCACGGCGCAATCGGCGAACCACATCCGAAGCTCGCACCGAAAGACGCGTCTTGCATCGAACGTTCAACTGAAGAAGTCACCGGGCATCACGGTGGTCGACGCGTATGGGGAACTTCTCGACGTCGTCAAGGAGATCCTCGATTCCATTGCCGAGTTCGACGCCATCCTGTCCTCGGGACATCTGCACATTTCGGAGATATGGACCCTTTTCACCGAGGCGAAGAAACGCGGTGTCAAGCGCCTGCTGGTCAACCATCCGATGTACGGGCTGCATTTCACTTACGAGGATATCCGTGAGCTCGCGGAATTCGGGGCCCTGATAGAGCAGTCCGCCTGCCTTTACGTGGATTGCCGCTTCAACGTTTTTGCGCCGGGAGAACTCAGGGAACACATCGAGGCGGCGGGCGTGACGCATTCCTCGATCGGCTCCGACCTTGGACAGGTAGACAACCCCTCCCCCGTCGAAGGCCTCAGGCAGGCCGTGAAACTGTGCCTGGCGCTCGGCTTCTCCGAAGACGACGTGCGCGTGATGATACGAGACAATCCGGCGAAACTCGTCGGCATCGCCTAA
- a CDS encoding fumarylacetoacetate hydrolase family protein encodes MKLGTISRQGKPALVVKKGNSALLLSELCESADLGEAPRTMQDLIEGGADERARVEEALRRGEAAPLDPESLDWLAPQNRPSKILGVAFNNMGIRKSAHVDPGVPNFFLKAPSCLTGHNKPIVMEEHYGETIPELELAAVIGKKCRKIDVSEARKAIFGYSIINDVTSHGMKFGMDSIATTREPNLLRPHHLAWRRRHGDDDRDVYFVYHTRSKATDTFGPMGPWLTTADEVSDPNNLEVKGWFDGEPFAVDSTSSYRFKVEEVVAEASRYFTLEPGDVICFGTSAKGIGNFPNGHRSVNLHKLSGRLDIEVEGLGRLSNPVVHDWEA; translated from the coding sequence ATGAAACTTGGCACCATAAGCCGGCAGGGCAAACCCGCACTGGTCGTCAAAAAAGGCAATTCGGCCCTGCTCCTGTCCGAACTGTGTGAAAGCGCGGATCTCGGCGAAGCGCCACGCACGATGCAGGATCTGATCGAAGGCGGGGCGGACGAACGTGCGCGGGTGGAGGAGGCTCTTCGCAGGGGCGAGGCCGCGCCGCTCGACCCTGAATCCCTCGACTGGCTCGCCCCGCAGAACCGCCCCTCGAAGATCCTGGGCGTCGCCTTCAACAACATGGGCATCCGCAAATCGGCGCATGTGGACCCGGGCGTGCCCAACTTCTTCCTGAAAGCCCCGTCCTGTCTGACCGGCCACAACAAGCCGATCGTCATGGAAGAGCATTACGGCGAGACCATCCCCGAACTGGAGCTTGCCGCCGTGATCGGCAAGAAGTGCCGGAAAATCGACGTGTCAGAGGCGCGCAAGGCCATTTTCGGCTATTCCATCATCAACGACGTCACGTCTCATGGCATGAAATTCGGCATGGATTCGATCGCCACCACCCGCGAACCGAACTTGCTCCGTCCCCACCATCTGGCGTGGCGGCGGCGCCATGGCGACGACGATCGCGACGTTTATTTCGTCTATCATACCCGTTCCAAGGCGACGGACACCTTCGGGCCGATGGGACCATGGCTGACGACGGCGGACGAGGTTTCAGATCCAAACAATCTCGAAGTGAAGGGTTGGTTCGACGGCGAACCTTTTGCCGTCGACTCCACCTCGAGCTACCGCTTCAAGGTCGAAGAGGTGGTTGCGGAAGCCAGTCGCTACTTCACCCTCGAGCCTGGAGACGTTATCTGTTTCGGAACTTCGGCAAAAGGCATCGGAAACTTTCCCAACGGACACCGGTCGGTCAATCTGCACAAGCTCAGCGGGAGGCTCGACATCGAAGTGGAAGGATTGGGCCGGCTGTCAAATCCTGTCGTGCACGACTGGGAGGCCTAG
- a CDS encoding helix-turn-helix domain-containing protein — protein sequence MGVRSVQRALAVLQELNLQPYTSIARLHARTGLPKPTLVRLLRTLEEAGFVENDQRLGGYQVSALVSSLSSGFHKEPMVVEAGRPWAIAVTRKHQWPVSISLLDRDAVVVRFSTVPDSAISPFHATVNMRLPLITRGMGLAYLAFTCEPEFELIVDMLRASDDPEHALAHHSRELRRLVEHVRSVGYATRAPHVEPKNSNTIAVPIFGSDNKVKASLGLTYFTSAFKSQEEACARYAPVLKAAASEISQDLARLNRAP from the coding sequence ATGGGGGTCAGATCGGTCCAACGTGCGCTTGCCGTGTTGCAGGAACTGAACCTGCAGCCTTACACCTCGATCGCGCGGCTGCATGCGCGTACGGGCTTGCCCAAGCCGACACTGGTGCGCCTCCTCAGGACGCTCGAAGAAGCCGGTTTCGTGGAGAACGATCAGCGGCTCGGCGGCTATCAGGTGAGCGCGTTGGTGAGCTCCCTGAGCTCCGGATTCCACAAGGAACCCATGGTCGTGGAGGCCGGGCGGCCCTGGGCCATCGCCGTGACGCGCAAGCACCAATGGCCGGTATCGATTTCGCTCCTCGACAGGGATGCCGTTGTCGTACGGTTCTCTACTGTGCCGGACAGCGCGATCTCACCGTTCCATGCCACCGTGAACATGCGGTTGCCGCTCATCACCCGCGGCATGGGGCTGGCCTACCTTGCCTTTACCTGCGAGCCGGAATTCGAGCTGATCGTGGACATGCTGCGGGCATCGGACGACCCCGAGCACGCCCTGGCGCATCATTCGCGCGAGCTAAGGCGGCTCGTGGAACATGTCAGATCCGTGGGCTATGCAACACGTGCTCCGCATGTTGAGCCGAAAAATTCCAATACGATAGCCGTGCCGATCTTCGGCAGCGACAACAAGGTGAAAGCCAGTCTCGGGCTGACTTACTTCACCTCCGCCTTTAAATCCCAGGAGGAGGCCTGCGCGCGCTATGCGCCTGTTCTCAAGGCCGCAGCCTCCGAAATATCGCAAGACCTCGCTCGGCTCAATCGGGCGCCCTGA